The proteins below come from a single Prolixibacter sp. NT017 genomic window:
- a CDS encoding sulfatase has translation MESHFLKGKTIAAAGLGALSLFSACNQKAPVPKKPNIIFIMSDDHAYQAISAYDQKLIQTPNIDQIANQGARFDHCFVTNSLCSPSRAVILTGQYSHRTGARDNSFSMRIKPDITTFPMLLQKAGYQTAIVGKWHLLNKPKGFNYSSILIGQGNYYNPDFITNGDTARAHGYATDVTMDKALNWLSSMRDKSNPFCLMIHNKAPHRDWLPDTTDFHEFSKDLPLPATLFDDYSGRGKAAHEQMMEIDKNMHLYNDLKYNASGPIPNDAPTDLRRELDRMDSAQRTAVLKFYASEDAKADTSKMTHREFVIWKYQRYVKDYLRCIRSVDRNVGRLLDYLKQAGLLDNTLIVYTSDQGMYLGEHGWFDKRFMYKQSFRTPLLMRYPPKIKPGTIVDAMAMNLDFGPTFLDLAGVPQPDYMQGTSLVPLFSGKTPADWRKAVYYHFYEYPGWHAVKRHYGIRTQRYKLIHFYYNVNEWELYDLKNDPEEMQNVYDNPDYRQVRDSLTTQLRLLQKKYGDSDSLAEKFLEHDKPMMDRFKNVY, from the coding sequence ATGGAATCTCATTTTTTAAAAGGGAAAACCATTGCAGCTGCTGGACTGGGAGCTTTAAGTTTGTTTTCTGCCTGCAACCAAAAGGCACCGGTGCCTAAAAAGCCCAACATCATTTTCATCATGAGCGATGATCATGCCTACCAAGCTATTAGCGCGTACGATCAGAAGCTGATTCAAACGCCCAATATTGACCAGATTGCCAACCAGGGGGCGCGTTTCGACCATTGCTTTGTTACCAATTCGTTGTGTAGTCCCAGTCGCGCAGTAATTCTCACGGGGCAGTACAGCCACCGGACCGGCGCGCGGGACAACTCCTTTTCAATGAGAATCAAACCGGACATTACGACTTTCCCCATGCTGTTGCAAAAAGCCGGTTATCAAACAGCCATCGTTGGGAAATGGCACCTCCTCAACAAACCCAAAGGTTTCAACTATTCTTCCATCCTGATTGGGCAAGGGAATTATTATAACCCCGATTTTATCACGAATGGCGACACGGCACGGGCACATGGCTATGCGACTGACGTTACCATGGACAAGGCACTTAACTGGCTTTCGAGTATGCGGGATAAAAGCAATCCATTCTGTCTGATGATTCACAACAAGGCGCCGCACCGTGACTGGCTGCCCGACACCACCGATTTCCACGAATTCAGCAAAGACCTTCCTCTGCCGGCCACATTGTTCGACGACTATTCCGGACGGGGGAAAGCTGCCCACGAGCAGATGATGGAAATCGACAAAAACATGCATTTGTATAATGACCTGAAATATAATGCATCGGGGCCGATCCCCAACGACGCACCTACCGACCTTCGTCGTGAGCTTGACCGCATGGATAGTGCTCAGCGTACTGCCGTACTTAAATTCTACGCCAGCGAAGATGCAAAGGCAGATACGTCCAAAATGACGCACCGGGAATTCGTTATCTGGAAATATCAGCGGTACGTAAAAGATTACCTCCGCTGTATCCGTTCGGTTGACCGGAATGTAGGCCGGTTATTGGATTATTTGAAACAGGCGGGATTGCTCGACAATACCCTGATTGTTTATACGTCGGACCAGGGAATGTATCTCGGAGAGCACGGCTGGTTTGACAAACGGTTCATGTACAAACAGTCGTTCCGGACGCCTTTGTTGATGCGCTATCCGCCGAAAATCAAGCCCGGCACCATAGTTGATGCGATGGCCATGAATCTCGATTTTGGTCCGACATTCCTTGATTTGGCTGGCGTTCCGCAACCTGATTACATGCAAGGCACTTCATTGGTGCCGTTGTTCAGCGGAAAGACGCCGGCAGACTGGAGAAAGGCGGTTTATTATCATTTCTATGAATACCCTGGCTGGCACGCCGTAAAACGACATTACGGTATCCGGACACAGCGATATAAGCTCATTCATTTCTATTACAATGTGAACGAATGGGAGTTATACGATCTGAAAAACGATCCGGAAGAGATGCAAAATGTGTACGACAACCCGGATTACCGGCAAGTCAGAGATTCGTTGACGACACAGTTACGACTGCTGCAGAAGAAATACGGGGATTCCGATTCACTGGCAGAAAAATTTTTGGAGCATGATAAACCAATGATGGATAGATTTAAGAACGTCTATTAA
- a CDS encoding acyl-CoA dehydrogenase family protein, translated as MIISESTGQIPFSTFLNSLKETLKSVFYERDDIEKFIQQRGFPAVVLRDIMSRNPLSVAIPEAYGGRGVKVKECLGVLETASYESLPLSLVFGINIALFLEPVVKYAQESVKGDIFKRFLNKQNMGGLMITEPDYGSDALNMQTFNVKEGSHYHIQGTKHWQGLTGMADYWLMTSRPKTADGRLGRDIDFFVCDAHQPEQRIEVQEYYNNIGLYPIPYGKNIVDIKVPEENKLKPETTGLKLMMDLLHRSRFQFPGMGMGFIHRMMDEAIEQVTSRFVGGKSLMSLDQVKHQITRIQSAFTISSAMCSRSAEHSGIENDLSPDAVEAGSMKAFITDLMQESAQTLTQLLGANGYKAENVGSRGIMDSRPFQIFEGSNDMLYTQISEGVLKMMRKKKEVNLLDFFQSYNLTDRAADYFKSLVNFKVDFDLPQRKIVDLGKIISKVIAANHVVDLGTKGFRGDLIRESIETIRHDIAMLVSSYKFEMKTVPVVDYREDSSWLKFS; from the coding sequence ATGATTATTTCTGAAAGTACAGGTCAAATTCCGTTTAGCACGTTTCTCAACTCGTTGAAAGAGACATTGAAGAGTGTTTTTTATGAGCGGGACGACATTGAGAAATTTATTCAGCAGAGGGGATTTCCTGCCGTCGTATTGCGCGACATCATGTCCCGGAATCCGTTATCGGTTGCCATTCCTGAGGCCTATGGAGGCCGGGGAGTGAAGGTAAAGGAGTGTCTGGGCGTATTGGAAACTGCGTCGTACGAGTCGTTGCCGTTGTCATTGGTTTTTGGCATCAACATCGCTCTTTTTCTGGAACCGGTGGTTAAATATGCCCAGGAATCGGTCAAGGGCGATATCTTCAAACGGTTCCTGAATAAGCAAAACATGGGGGGACTGATGATTACGGAGCCGGATTATGGCAGCGATGCATTGAACATGCAGACTTTTAATGTAAAAGAAGGCTCACACTATCATATTCAGGGAACCAAACACTGGCAAGGCCTCACGGGGATGGCCGATTACTGGCTGATGACCTCGCGGCCCAAAACGGCAGACGGCCGGTTGGGACGCGACATCGACTTTTTTGTGTGCGACGCGCACCAGCCCGAACAACGCATAGAAGTCCAGGAATACTATAACAACATCGGGTTGTACCCGATTCCTTACGGGAAGAATATCGTCGATATTAAAGTCCCTGAAGAGAATAAACTGAAGCCTGAAACCACCGGATTGAAGTTGATGATGGACCTGTTGCACCGCAGCCGGTTTCAGTTCCCGGGAATGGGCATGGGCTTTATTCACCGGATGATGGATGAGGCGATTGAGCAGGTGACTTCGCGTTTTGTCGGAGGGAAATCGCTGATGTCGCTCGACCAGGTAAAACACCAGATTACGCGGATTCAAAGTGCATTTACCATTAGTTCCGCCATGTGCTCGCGCAGCGCGGAACACAGTGGTATCGAAAATGATCTGTCGCCCGATGCTGTGGAAGCCGGCAGCATGAAAGCTTTCATTACCGACCTGATGCAGGAGTCGGCACAGACGCTCACACAGCTGCTGGGGGCGAACGGCTACAAGGCCGAGAACGTAGGCTCCCGGGGAATCATGGATTCCCGTCCGTTCCAGATTTTCGAAGGCTCGAATGACATGCTCTACACGCAGATTTCGGAGGGGGTATTGAAGATGATGCGGAAGAAGAAAGAGGTGAACCTGTTGGATTTCTTCCAGTCTTATAATCTGACCGATCGGGCAGCTGACTATTTCAAGTCGCTGGTGAATTTCAAAGTCGATTTTGATTTACCGCAACGGAAGATTGTTGATTTAGGTAAGATTATCAGCAAGGTGATTGCGGCCAATCACGTGGTCGACCTGGGAACAAAAGGTTTCCGTGGCGATTTGATAAGGGAAAGCATCGAAACCATCCGGCACGATATTGCCATGCTGGTCAGCTCGTACAAGTTCGAAATGAAAACCGTTCCGGTAGTTGACTACCGCGAAGACAGTTCGTGGCTGAAGTTCAGCTAG
- a CDS encoding DUF3267 domain-containing protein, with amino-acid sequence MEDLENYRKENLTIDIVWANLFGFLLIAPIVFVYGIPFYFIWHHHYPVDRLGEYMDRIGVAGLGGGFGLFLLLLMGGIIAHELIHGIAWSFFTKRGFRSIRFGVMWKMITPYCHCKEPLKVKHYVLGAIMPGLLLGVLPGVVALGTGSLTLMLFAIFFTMAAAGDFLMVHLLRKESRESWVQDHPSEMGCYIFRKEED; translated from the coding sequence ATGGAAGACCTTGAAAATTACAGAAAAGAAAACTTAACCATCGATATTGTGTGGGCCAACCTGTTTGGCTTCTTGTTGATCGCACCGATCGTATTCGTTTACGGGATTCCTTTTTACTTTATCTGGCACCACCACTATCCGGTAGACCGGCTTGGGGAATACATGGATCGTATTGGAGTTGCAGGACTGGGCGGAGGATTTGGACTTTTTCTCCTGTTGCTGATGGGAGGTATCATTGCCCATGAACTGATTCATGGCATTGCCTGGTCATTTTTTACCAAGCGTGGTTTTAGGTCTATCCGGTTTGGTGTGATGTGGAAAATGATAACTCCTTATTGTCACTGCAAAGAGCCGCTCAAAGTAAAACATTATGTGCTGGGCGCCATCATGCCGGGATTGTTGCTGGGAGTTCTGCCGGGTGTTGTTGCTTTGGGCACCGGGAGTCTGACACTAATGCTGTTTGCTATCTTCTTCACCATGGCTGCAGCGGGCGATTTCCTGATGGTACACCTTCTCCGGAAGGAGAGTCGTGAGAGTTGGGTACAGGATCATCCATCGGAAATGGGGTGTTATATTTTCCGGAAGGAAGAAGACTGA
- a CDS encoding glucoamylase family protein, whose translation MNKSRLVVLIILIGLFRTGWAQEVTFFSEGTDATYYDQGLVDVANLGESIFEHTYPPGAPQYDDKVPCSTTAYQGATSLKFNYTSSPNGNWKATIFRNDWSTADISGMDSISFYVYTDNTFPASALPLIGIRAIQAGGTSEVSSQLYALADYNNDLQTGQWNRVTFPLSVIFNDANNSTLDFTKAKGIIFNQSENDNSSRLILIDEITAFKSITDVPAVTGLTATGYDSHAELNWTIPMNDLSYRVDASFDGGQTFELRGETTQNYYLDFVPASAKNSTITYRVTSTTQGKESTPVQQTATLRDFTDDELLDMTERYAFRYFWEGAHQATGMPLERSNGNGTTAASGATGMGLMAMIVAYEREYRPRDEIKDRILKILNFLENCDRHHGAWSHWYNADTYKTQPFTTDDDGGDLVETSYVVQGLIALKNYFTGTDDKSVQIRQKADLLWKGVDWDWYRQDGQNVLYWHWSPNYGFAKNMKVQGWNECLTTYLMAAASPTHGIPKEVYEQGWARNGSIVNQRTFYNFPISLSPDWGGPLFWIHYSFLGVNPHGLKDQYADYWLENVNTAKIHHVYAVDNPKNFPSYSDKCWGLTASDDPDGYTAHRPYDNDNGTISPTAALASMPYTPTESLKALKYFYRERGQELFGLYGPYDAFNDNVNWVQPAYIGIDQGPIVVMIENYRTGLLWNTLMKDSDVQAGLDKLGFQYQTSTDVNDILSNKQEFSVYPNPGNGQVTIDFPAINTQRTVEVNVFSLDGRLVLKKNITSSGAEIFVDCSALPDGMYILQLVNGNNYGQTKLVIRK comes from the coding sequence ATGAATAAAAGCAGGCTAGTCGTTCTCATCATTTTAATCGGGCTTTTCCGCACCGGATGGGCGCAGGAAGTAACTTTCTTCTCGGAAGGAACGGACGCAACCTATTACGACCAGGGACTGGTGGATGTGGCCAACCTGGGCGAAAGCATCTTCGAGCATACCTATCCGCCGGGAGCACCGCAATACGACGACAAAGTTCCCTGCTCAACCACAGCATACCAGGGAGCGACTTCACTGAAGTTTAACTACACCTCCTCTCCTAACGGAAACTGGAAAGCAACGATCTTCCGTAACGACTGGTCCACTGCTGATATATCGGGAATGGATTCCATTTCGTTTTACGTTTACACGGACAATACTTTCCCGGCTTCAGCCCTGCCACTAATTGGCATCAGGGCAATTCAGGCCGGCGGTACTTCTGAAGTTTCTTCCCAGTTATACGCATTAGCCGATTACAACAACGACCTGCAAACCGGACAATGGAACCGGGTTACCTTTCCGCTAAGCGTAATCTTTAACGACGCGAACAACAGCACACTCGATTTCACGAAAGCAAAGGGAATCATTTTCAACCAATCGGAGAACGATAACAGCTCGAGGCTGATCCTGATTGATGAAATTACCGCTTTCAAAAGCATCACTGACGTACCGGCAGTCACGGGACTTACTGCTACAGGCTATGACAGCCACGCCGAGTTGAATTGGACGATTCCCATGAATGATTTGTCCTACCGGGTTGATGCTTCGTTCGATGGTGGGCAGACTTTCGAACTCAGAGGCGAAACTACGCAGAATTACTACCTGGACTTCGTTCCGGCAAGTGCAAAAAACTCAACCATCACGTACCGTGTCACCTCGACCACTCAAGGAAAAGAATCAACACCTGTCCAGCAAACGGCTACCCTCAGGGACTTTACCGATGATGAGCTACTGGATATGACCGAACGGTATGCGTTTCGCTATTTCTGGGAAGGCGCGCATCAGGCAACAGGCATGCCGCTTGAACGCTCCAATGGCAATGGAACAACGGCTGCTTCGGGTGCTACCGGAATGGGATTGATGGCCATGATCGTGGCTTATGAACGGGAATATCGTCCACGCGATGAAATCAAAGACCGGATTCTGAAAATCCTGAATTTTCTTGAAAACTGCGATCGACATCATGGAGCCTGGTCGCACTGGTATAATGCCGATACATACAAAACGCAGCCGTTCACTACCGATGATGATGGTGGCGATTTGGTCGAAACGTCATATGTAGTACAGGGACTGATTGCCCTAAAAAACTACTTCACGGGAACGGATGACAAATCGGTTCAAATCAGGCAAAAGGCCGATCTGTTATGGAAAGGTGTGGATTGGGACTGGTATCGGCAGGATGGACAAAATGTGCTGTATTGGCACTGGTCGCCCAACTACGGCTTTGCAAAAAACATGAAAGTGCAGGGCTGGAATGAGTGCCTCACAACTTACCTGATGGCAGCCGCCTCTCCCACACACGGCATTCCCAAAGAAGTGTATGAGCAGGGCTGGGCCCGCAATGGCAGCATCGTTAACCAACGCACATTCTACAATTTTCCGATCAGTTTGTCACCCGACTGGGGCGGTCCGTTGTTCTGGATTCACTACTCCTTTCTGGGAGTCAATCCGCACGGGTTGAAAGATCAGTATGCCGACTACTGGCTGGAAAATGTCAACACCGCGAAAATTCACCACGTCTACGCGGTCGACAATCCAAAGAATTTCCCGAGTTACAGCGACAAGTGTTGGGGCCTCACCGCCAGCGACGACCCGGATGGCTACACCGCGCACAGACCATACGATAACGACAACGGAACGATCAGCCCGACGGCGGCTCTGGCCAGTATGCCCTACACGCCAACCGAATCCCTGAAGGCACTGAAGTATTTCTATCGCGAACGCGGTCAGGAACTGTTTGGCCTGTACGGACCTTATGACGCCTTCAATGATAACGTAAACTGGGTCCAACCAGCCTACATCGGAATTGATCAAGGTCCCATTGTGGTGATGATTGAAAACTACCGGACCGGTTTGTTGTGGAACACCCTGATGAAGGATAGCGACGTGCAGGCCGGGTTGGATAAGCTCGGCTTTCAGTACCAAACCTCAACCGACGTAAACGATATTCTCAGCAACAAACAGGAATTCAGCGTATATCCCAATCCGGGAAACGGACAGGTAACCATCGATTTTCCGGCTATCAATACACAGCGCACTGTAGAAGTGAATGTTTTCTCGCTCGACGGCCGGTTGGTTTTGAAGAAGAACATAACAAGCTCCGGTGCTGAGATTTTTGTCGACTGTTCTGCTTTGCCCGATGGAATGTATATCCTGCAGCTCGTCAACGGCAACAACTATGGCCAAACCAAACTGGTCATTCGGAAATAA
- the bglX gene encoding beta-glucosidase BglX → MKQRVNMPISLLIWLTRWTKQLKRKFYLPVVLPILVAACTSTNHQSPMDRKIDGLMKQMTLEEKIGQLNLPGAGDITTGEATNSDIASKIKAGEVGGLFNIKTAEKIREVQKIAVEQSRLKIPLIFGMDVIHGYQTVFPIPLGLSCSWDMPLIEQSARIAAIEASADGICWTFSPMVDISRDPRWGRMAEGSGEDPYLGSEIAKAMVKGYQGDSLTKNNTIMACVKHFALYGAVEAGRDYNTTDMSHIRMYNEYFPPYKAAVDAGAGSVMTSFNEVDGIPASGNKWLMTDVLRKQWGFKGFVVTDFTAINEMTAHGMGDLQTVSALALKAGVDMDMVGEGFVKTLKKSLEEGKITQEEIDRACRLVLEAKYKLGLFDDPYRYCDTQRAKTDIFTPEHRKIARETAAQSFVLLKNEKQVLPLQKKGTIALIGPLAANRENMDGTWSVAGDFKKSVSLLDGIRNVAGDNVKVIYAKGANVVADSALEARVSIFGKPTYRDSRPPEVMIREAVNAARKADVVVAALGEAAEMSGESSSMSHIELPENQRELLKALLKTGKPVVMVLFNGRPMAIKWEQEHVPAILDVWFGGTEAGNAIADVLFGDVNPSGKLTATFPQNMGQVPIFYNHKNTGRPLPKGKWFTKFRSNYLDVSNAPLYPFGFGLSYTTFDYGKIKLSSASLTGNETLTVSVPVTNSGNREGKEVVQLYIRDMVGSVTRPVKELKGFQKIDLKAGETKTVTFHITPDDLKFYNYDLKYDWEPGDFKIMVGGNSRDVQSARINWQE, encoded by the coding sequence ATGAAGCAACGAGTGAACATGCCCATATCGCTTTTGATATGGCTAACGCGATGGACGAAACAGTTAAAACGGAAATTTTATCTGCCGGTAGTGCTGCCAATTCTGGTAGCAGCCTGCACGTCGACAAATCATCAGTCTCCTATGGATCGGAAGATTGATGGCCTGATGAAACAGATGACCCTGGAGGAGAAGATCGGACAGTTGAACCTGCCCGGAGCCGGTGATATCACCACCGGCGAAGCAACCAATTCGGATATTGCCTCTAAAATAAAGGCCGGCGAAGTGGGTGGCCTTTTCAACATCAAAACCGCCGAAAAAATTCGGGAAGTCCAAAAAATAGCTGTCGAGCAAAGCCGGTTGAAAATTCCGTTGATTTTCGGGATGGACGTCATCCATGGATACCAAACGGTTTTCCCGATTCCGTTGGGACTGTCCTGTAGCTGGGATATGCCGCTGATTGAACAGTCGGCTCGCATTGCAGCGATTGAGGCCAGCGCCGACGGTATCTGCTGGACCTTCTCTCCCATGGTGGATATTTCCCGTGATCCGCGCTGGGGACGAATGGCAGAAGGAAGTGGTGAAGACCCGTATCTGGGTTCCGAAATTGCCAAAGCCATGGTGAAAGGCTACCAAGGCGACTCGCTGACTAAAAACAACACCATCATGGCGTGTGTGAAGCATTTTGCTTTGTATGGCGCTGTAGAAGCCGGGCGTGATTATAACACCACTGATATGAGCCACATCCGGATGTACAACGAATATTTTCCGCCCTACAAGGCGGCGGTGGACGCCGGCGCGGGAAGTGTGATGACGTCCTTCAACGAAGTCGACGGAATTCCGGCCAGCGGCAATAAATGGCTGATGACCGATGTTCTGCGCAAACAATGGGGCTTCAAAGGATTCGTGGTAACCGATTTTACGGCGATTAATGAAATGACCGCCCACGGAATGGGTGACCTGCAAACGGTTTCAGCACTGGCATTGAAAGCCGGAGTCGACATGGACATGGTAGGCGAAGGCTTCGTCAAAACGCTCAAGAAGTCGTTGGAAGAAGGTAAAATTACCCAAGAGGAGATCGACCGGGCCTGCCGACTAGTTCTCGAAGCGAAATACAAATTGGGACTGTTCGACGATCCGTATCGCTACTGTGACACTCAGAGAGCAAAAACAGACATATTTACACCTGAACACCGCAAAATTGCCCGCGAAACAGCAGCACAAAGTTTTGTTCTGCTCAAAAATGAAAAACAGGTTCTGCCGTTGCAGAAAAAAGGCACCATCGCCCTGATTGGACCATTGGCAGCGAACCGCGAAAACATGGATGGTACCTGGAGCGTCGCCGGCGATTTCAAAAAATCGGTTTCGTTGTTGGATGGTATCCGAAATGTGGCCGGCGACAACGTGAAAGTGATTTACGCGAAGGGTGCCAATGTAGTTGCCGATTCTGCACTGGAAGCTCGCGTAAGCATATTCGGCAAACCCACCTACCGGGATAGTCGTCCACCGGAAGTGATGATCCGGGAGGCCGTAAACGCTGCCCGCAAAGCCGATGTGGTAGTGGCAGCCCTGGGCGAAGCCGCAGAAATGAGCGGTGAAAGCTCCAGCATGTCGCACATTGAACTACCCGAAAACCAGCGTGAACTGCTCAAAGCGCTACTCAAAACCGGAAAGCCGGTCGTTATGGTACTCTTTAACGGACGTCCAATGGCCATCAAGTGGGAACAGGAACATGTTCCGGCCATCCTCGATGTATGGTTTGGTGGAACCGAAGCGGGCAACGCCATTGCTGATGTGCTGTTTGGTGATGTCAATCCTTCCGGAAAACTGACTGCAACGTTCCCGCAAAACATGGGACAAGTACCAATTTTCTACAACCACAAAAACACGGGCCGGCCGCTTCCGAAAGGAAAATGGTTCACGAAATTCCGTTCCAATTATCTGGACGTTTCCAATGCTCCGTTGTATCCGTTTGGATTTGGCCTTAGTTATACGACTTTCGACTACGGCAAAATAAAACTGAGCAGCGCTTCCCTTACCGGAAACGAGACGCTCACCGTTTCGGTTCCGGTCACCAATTCCGGAAACCGGGAAGGAAAAGAAGTAGTTCAGCTCTACATCCGCGATATGGTGGGAAGTGTCACCCGTCCGGTGAAGGAACTCAAAGGATTTCAGAAGATCGACCTGAAAGCCGGTGAAACCAAAACAGTGACCTTCCATATCACGCCCGACGACCTGAAGTTTTACAACTACGACTTGAAATACGACTGGGAACCGGGTGATTTTAAAATCATGGTGGGCGGAAATTCAAGAGATGTGCAATCAGCCAGGATAAACTGGCAGGAATAA
- a CDS encoding CPBP family intramembrane glutamic endopeptidase, whose product MTEEIAKSRIANAFLVVGKVVLFLIVYLIASGFLQLFGMLALQIPLTDVESISSMGVEKDLLFMALTVIGMFLVVMLFRKAIDKKTVKSLGFAFQNGPRSLLYGLLFAVVIIGGGTLLLYVSGSIRLEQLTTNMPTLGLSFLMFILVALNEEIVARGYILNTLMGAMNKYVALGISALLFALGHVLNSNVSLLGLTNIFLAGILLGASYIYTRNLWFPISLHLFWNFIQGPVLGYEVSGSVSKGIFKVVDTGNELINGGSFGFEGSLICTLLIIPAIVLVVWHQQRRTTPEAAVVVNEEGNG is encoded by the coding sequence ATGACGGAAGAAATTGCCAAAAGTAGAATAGCTAATGCCTTTCTTGTGGTCGGGAAAGTTGTACTCTTTCTTATCGTTTATCTGATAGCAAGCGGCTTTTTGCAATTATTTGGGATGCTGGCTTTGCAGATTCCGCTTACAGATGTCGAATCGATCAGCTCGATGGGAGTAGAAAAGGATTTGCTGTTTATGGCGCTTACAGTGATTGGGATGTTTCTGGTTGTTATGCTTTTTCGCAAAGCTATCGACAAAAAAACGGTTAAGTCGTTGGGATTTGCGTTTCAGAATGGACCTCGTTCGCTCCTCTACGGGTTGTTGTTTGCCGTTGTTATCATTGGTGGAGGCACCTTGCTGCTTTACGTGAGCGGTTCTATTCGACTGGAACAGTTAACGACTAATATGCCGACTCTTGGATTGAGCTTTTTAATGTTCATTCTGGTAGCGCTCAATGAAGAGATTGTGGCGAGAGGATATATCCTGAACACCCTGATGGGAGCCATGAACAAATACGTGGCATTGGGCATCAGTGCGCTGCTGTTTGCCCTGGGGCACGTGTTGAACTCGAATGTTTCGTTGTTGGGGTTAACGAATATTTTCCTGGCGGGAATACTACTGGGAGCTTCTTACATCTACACCCGGAATCTTTGGTTTCCCATCAGTCTGCACCTGTTCTGGAACTTTATCCAGGGGCCTGTTCTGGGATACGAAGTAAGCGGAAGTGTGTCAAAAGGAATCTTTAAGGTTGTCGATACTGGTAATGAACTTATCAACGGCGGCAGTTTCGGTTTCGAAGGCTCGCTCATTTGCACGTTGTTGATTATCCCGGCCATCGTTCTCGTGGTTTGGCACCAGCAACGAAGAACCACTCCTGAAGCAGCTGTGGTGGTCAATGAGGAGGGAAACGGTTAG
- a CDS encoding DUF4937 domain-containing protein, whose translation MYIKWIVCQVNEGMKDAFSRAQEQWISTAQAEGFIAQTGGWNIADENEACIIAFWVSRGHAERFMASLHDRIVEENRQSETYHAINVAYFDGLLEMEGQAASLDEAVGTSEFLCVADCEVYSGRTEHFESVQQSVWLQAMKQAEGMLGGMFSKAADTSNRYLISTFRDTVVHHDRYRDDQVPLLREKASVTDDLQKIIGKQIRLVESWNVLA comes from the coding sequence ATGTACATCAAATGGATTGTTTGCCAGGTGAACGAGGGAATGAAGGATGCGTTTTCCCGTGCACAGGAGCAATGGATTTCGACAGCCCAGGCTGAAGGCTTTATTGCTCAGACCGGGGGCTGGAATATCGCAGATGAAAACGAAGCCTGCATCATTGCCTTTTGGGTGAGCCGGGGGCACGCCGAACGGTTCATGGCCAGTCTGCATGACCGGATCGTTGAGGAAAACCGGCAATCGGAAACTTATCACGCTATTAACGTTGCTTATTTCGATGGCCTGTTGGAAATGGAAGGACAAGCGGCTTCGTTGGATGAAGCCGTTGGAACCAGCGAGTTTTTGTGCGTCGCAGATTGTGAGGTATATTCCGGGCGAACCGAGCATTTTGAATCGGTACAACAGTCGGTTTGGTTGCAGGCGATGAAACAAGCGGAGGGCATGCTAGGTGGAATGTTCTCTAAAGCTGCGGATACATCCAATCGGTACCTGATTTCTACTTTCCGGGACACGGTGGTTCATCACGACCGGTATCGGGATGATCAAGTTCCGCTCCTCCGGGAAAAGGCTTCGGTAACCGATGATCTTCAGAAAATAATTGGGAAGCAGATTCGTTTGGTCGAATCGTGGAACGTCCTTGCCTGA
- a CDS encoding GyrI-like domain-containing protein: MMKVTEYTVKTPIRLIGLALPGKTTNDNGQSMVDCGSLWQRFEKEAVASRVPGKVNENVIAVYHQYDGDYTQAFSYFIGCPVEEGVPVPEEMDELVIPGGAFEKVTARGQMPACIAEAWQYIWRSDMDRAYHADYEIYDERSLDWNKAEVDIYISVK, from the coding sequence ATGATGAAAGTGACAGAGTATACGGTGAAGACACCAATACGGTTGATTGGGCTGGCATTGCCCGGAAAAACCACCAACGACAATGGCCAGTCGATGGTAGATTGCGGAAGTCTCTGGCAGCGCTTTGAAAAAGAAGCGGTAGCCAGTCGTGTTCCCGGAAAGGTAAACGAGAATGTGATCGCAGTCTATCATCAATACGATGGCGATTACACGCAGGCATTTTCTTATTTTATTGGCTGCCCCGTGGAAGAGGGAGTTCCGGTTCCTGAAGAAATGGATGAGTTGGTGATTCCGGGAGGAGCTTTTGAGAAAGTGACTGCCCGGGGACAGATGCCGGCTTGCATTGCAGAAGCCTGGCAGTACATCTGGCGTTCGGACATGGACCGGGCGTACCATGCCGACTATGAAATCTACGATGAGCGCAGTTTGGATTGGAACAAGGCTGAAGTCGATATTTATATATCGGTTAAGTAG